CTCCAGGTCCCGCAGGACGGTCATCTGGAAGCAGACGGACACCAGGCAGTGCAGGATCCTATGGGTGGGAGCGGGGCAAGCACTCAGCAGAGCGACTACCCCTTTCCCATCTCTGgccagctgctctgggtccctggGACCACCCACCCCATCTGCCTCCGCCCAACCCACGTGGTATCACTTGCCCAGCGTGCAAGAAGAGGGACAGCCACAGGCGGTAGAACTGGTCGGGCACCTCAGGGTTCAGGAAGGGCAGGAGCCCACACACGTCATCCATGCAATGCACCTGTGCAGAGTGGCCCATCAGCACCCACTGTggctgggagggagcagggagggacgCTTACCCTGGAGGCCTACCTGGGAGCACAGTGTGGCCTCCTCGTGGAAGTAGCCCCTCATGAAGTCACAGTACTCCCGGGAGGTGATCTCACACCTGGAAGGTCAGGCCAGGGTTGAGAGGACCTGGAGAGGGGGCTGCTGCGGCCCAAGGGCAGAGGCACCGACTGCCACCCAGGTCCCTTGGAATCTTGGGTTATTTCAGAAGTTGCTGAGGGAGAAGGGCACAGCCCCAGCGCAACACACATCTACCTGCCCTTGGTGCCAATGCAGCAGGGCCGGCCTGTGAGGACACAGTCCATGTGCGGGTGGTTGGTGTGGTTCCCGGCGCTGTTTTTGGTGCAGATCTGGGTTACAAACAGGTGAGTTGGGTTAGGGCCTCTCCCAACCCTGGGCCCCACACCATACCTGGGGATTGGGGCAAAGATGGACAGGCTCCTAGGGTGGGGAACCGGCCCCCCTTGATTGCAGGCATGCTGCCACACCCTGAGACCAATGAGCCATCTGTCAGGTTGGAATAATGACACTTGACCTCCCAAGCTTCCCCCTGGTTCCCCTGTTCTGGCTACCTGCTTGGGTGTTGGTAGGCAGACAGGCAAAGGCCAGGAACATGCATCTGAATATACAGGGTGGTCCCACGATGGGGATCGCTCTGGCATCATTAACCGGTGAAGTGTGGATTCCTACCCCACGTGACAAGGGTGACTCCCAAACAACCCTTCCACTGTAGCTCACCGGCCACTTGGTGATGTCATCTGGCCACTCGTGGGGGTCCTCTGAGGAGGGCTCATCACACACCCTGCATGAGGCCAGTATGTGGTCAGACCTCGCTTTGTCTCCTTGGCATCCACACCTGTCCAACTCGACAACAAGGGGGGCTGtgccctctccccccgccccacacccCATGAAGCCATGGACAAAGGCGGTCCTCCCCCGCAGCAAGACTGACCTGGGGTCCTGGTGGCAGACAGAGCCAAACTGCCTCTTGTGGCCAGCAAGGTCTGGGGCACTGGGGTGCAAGGGCCACTTCACCCACACAGCCAGCGTGGACTGTAGGAGGACACAGGGTCAACCCCTGGTCAGAGCCCACCCCTTGACCAGTGCAGTCTCAGGAGGCAGGAACTAAAAGCAAAACCACTGAGACTCTCACCCTTACCCACAACCCAATCTCCATGAAACAACACTCCAAGGACGCCTGGGGGGGTgctcagtgaagcgtctgcctttggctcaggtcatgatcccagagtcctgggatcgattcccgaatcaggctccttgcttgatggggagtctgcttcttcctctgcccctcccagcaccccctacttgtgctctgtctctctctctctgtctcaactaaataaatacaatctggaCAGCCTGGGGGaactcaacggtttagcgccaccttcagccaagggcttgatcctggagacccaggatcgggtcccacgtcgggctccctgcatggaccctgcttctccctctgtgcacactctctctctctctctgtctctctcatgaataaataaaataataattaattaatagaatcttaaaaaaataaaagacgcctgggtggctcactggttgagcatctgcctttggctcagggcatgatcccggggtcctgggatcaagtcctgcaatgggctccttgcgtgtagcctgcttctccctctgcctctctgcctctcatgaatgaataagtaaaatctcaaaaaaaaaaaaaaattacactccAGAATGTACAGGCATGTTAGGAAACTGTTAAAAGGATCTCAACAGCAGAATTCATATCAGCTTTAAAATACAACCAAAATCAGGGAACTGGTATAAACTATAGCAGCTCCACATAAGATGATGCAGTAAAAACTTGGATGAGAGGAGCCTGCGGGGCTCAATCAGTATCCAACTCTGTTTTAgctcagtttgtttgttttgagattatttattcgcgagagatacacagacagaagcagagacacaggcagagggagaagcaggctccatacagggagcccaacgtgggactcgaccccggatcccgggatcatgacctgagccaaaggcagccacccaacaaCTGAGCCCCCCGAGCGtccctcagctcaggttttgatctcaaggtcatgagattgagccctgcacctggctctgccctcaacagggagtcttcttctccctctgccacccccacccctaatTATGCCGTCTcaataaatacttcttaaaaaagcaattaagaaaaaaaactttggatgaatcttctttgttttttgggtttcttttaaTGGCTCGGTGGAAAGAATAAGGAATACTACTTGCGTAAACTTAAGACACGTGCACAAAATTGAGACACGTGTAGAAAGAACACACCCAAACCAAAGACTAGACTTCATCTGACATGAAGAGGCAGGAGATGAGGGAGGCAAGGAGTAAACGTGAGCGGAGGGACTCTGCTTTAAGTCCCAAAGTAAGCACAAACGCACAGTGGTGGGGCACGCACCGAGCACTCCTCCTCCGATGTCTGCACACAGCCCGACCGGTCATTGCGCACGCAGCAGGCTGAGTGCTTCTCACGCTCCCGCGCAGCACGGATGAAACTGTGCACCTGCGGGTCCTGACGCATGCAGGGCGAGAACTTGGCACCCAGGTGAATGAGAGCCTCCTGGGGACAAATGGGATATGCTGCTGCAGCCCTGACCCCTACCAGCCCAGGGtccccccccttcccccgcaCCCCCGATGCCCACAAGGCCCTGTCCTGACCGAGCTGGGCCCGATCCAGAAGTTCTCCTGCTGCACATACTTGACATTCTCATAGACCCCGCGGTTCCGCAGCACCTGCAAGGTTGGGGAGAGAGATCACAGAACCCACTCAGGCCCTCTCCTCCCAGAGTGAAGCAGGAGGGAGTTCAGAGCCTAGACTCCAGACTCCACAGGTCTGGGCCGGGGAGGGTGCCTGGGCTCACCGAGTCCACGGTCTCGTGCTGCGAGAAGCCCACAGGTGCGATACCGTAGATGCACACGGCCAGAATGGTGACGAGCGAGTGCACGAAGGTGAGCCAGTAGGTGAAGAACGGCCTGCGGGGCGGCGCGTCAGCAGAGGCAGCACCCCTACCCAGAGACCCGGCCCCAACCTGGAGCTGGCCGGCTTCGAGCTGCGCCCCACCCCGCACTCCCACTGCGTCCTACCTGTGGTCATCCATGTCCTCGATCTGGCGTTTGACGTAGCTGTCGATGCGCTTGCGGTACGTGCGGTTGGTCAGCCGGCCCACCATGCCTAGCCCATACGGCCGCTTCTCCCTGGCAAAGAACTTGCGCACCGGCATGGCGATGCGCTGGCCGCGCCGCTGACCCGCCGTGCTCACGACCTCCTGCCGCAGCCGCACCTTAGGCTGAGGGGCAGCTGCTCCACCCTCCTTCTGCTTCCTCCAGCCTCGTTccaggggcctggggggaggggcacagtcACCCCCCGCCTGCTGCAAGCCCTCAGCAGCAGCACCAGGGTGACCTTCCCACCCTGATCTGCTCCATGCATTGAGGGCCCTACGCAGCCATTCAGCCTCCGGCTTAGCAGCACAATCCGTCCCGAGCCCCTGTGGGGACGGAAGCAGGGGGACCTGACCCTTACGAGGGTCCCTGGAGCACCTACAAACATGCATTACagcaccctcctcctcccctctggatTCCGCCCAGCCCAGGGGTTCTGGGATTACGTTCCTGTCTCCCAGGTGGGCAGCTGAGCCTTGAACGGTGCCCTGCCTCGGGTCCCACCAGCACAGTGCACAAGCTGGGCTCATGATCCACAAGCCACCTCCTTCCCTGGCCCGCCAGGGCGTCAGCACCCCAGGGCCCAGCTGCTCCTGCCAGCCCGAgcctggcccccggccccccgacTGCGCACAGAGCAGCGGCACTCACAGCATCAGGTGGCTGCGCTCAAGCTCGCTGCGGTCCAGGGCGCCCCCCGTGAGGTCGCCCTGCTCCGTGGCTTTCTCCCAGTCCTTGAGCGCTGCCTCCGAGGGGGACTCAAACACCTCGTCTGGGTACGTGGACAGCTCTTCATGGAGGACTCCTTCCTGAGCAAACACACGTGGTCAgggtggggcaggcaggcagaggggccGTGGGGGATGGCCCTGTGCTCTTACCCGGGCGAAGAAGGACGTGTCAAGCTCGTCGGGGAAGTCAGCTGtgtcctcctccaggaagctggcGGGAGTGAAGCTTCGGCGCTGCACCCGGCGCAACGTGCCATCCCTAACAGAGCGGCCCTGCCAGCAAGGAGGTGAGCATGCCGCGAGGCAGCCGGCACagtctccaccccaccccagccccagcacccaccTTCACTAGGGCCGCGGCTGCCCGGAAGCTCATCTTGGCCACCGATTCACGCTTGCGTCGCCGCGGGAACCGGTTGAAGCCCGAGCGGGAgctggagaaggagcagagggaagcgGCACCAGGCGTGACAGGTGTGTGCGGGGTACTCAGGCCATCGGCCGTGTCATCCGCCACGCGGAAGGCCCGGCCCCGGGCCAGGGGGTCTATGAtctggcagagggaaggagacgTTACGAGTCAAGGTCTGGTCATCGCTCTGGGGGCTCCTTCCCCCCCTAGAGCCGctacccctcccactccccagtGGGTCCCTGGACAGCTGTGTAGGTACCTAAAAGGGTCCCCCCATCCTCACCTAGGGCCTTTGCACTGCTCTTCATCCTGGGAGGGTCTCTCATCCAGACTGGACCCACGGTACAATCCCAagacctgtcccctcccctggtccctggtccctggAGAGTACCTTAGGTGCCTTTATGGGGCCATCTGACCACCCTCCCACACCATGAGCTCCGAGGAATCTCCTCTGTCCAAGGTGGCTGTGGCCCCAGGCCCGGCCAGGGGAGCAGAGTGAGAAgctgggaggaggcagcagggaaTGGGCATACCTTCTGCATGCCCAGCTGGCACGGCCCCACATACAGTGGAGGGGGGGTCTCAGTACTGGTCAGGGACACGTTGTCCTGGCTAGGCAGGTCTAGCTCCCGGATGACCTGAGGCTTCAGCTTTCCATAGCGCTGGCTACAGTGGCGGATGCTCTTGCGCTGCCACTTCTGGGTGCTGTCACTGTCCTTGCTCACTCCAAACCAGTCAGCTGTGCCCCTGCCATGGGATGGTCTCAGCAAGGGGAAGGCAGATCTTCCCCCGGCCCAGGCAGGGGCCTCAGAGGCCCTCTTCTTGGACAACATGCCCCAACCCAAGCCTCCAATCACTGCAGGGCCCAGGCTCCAGGTGGGCTGGGCCTAATTAAGAGAATGAATAGGTTCTGGCTCTGGCCCCCCCCTACACAATTAACCAACTGCACATTCCCACTAGAACCGCGCATGGCAGGCCTTGCCCAAGTGAGTATCCTACACAGACCCTCCACACACCACAGAGACGGGTGCTCAAGGGGAGGCACCGAGTCCACAGACGGCATTCAGAGCTCAGCCCTTGGCAGCAGCTTGACCTGCGACACCACAGAACTCGGGTGGCGGCCACTTGCAAGCTCCCAGCTCTTGAACATGCACGGAGAAACACTACCAGCACCTGCTGTTAGGAGCGCCCAGGGAACACCAAGGACAGTGGCAGCTCCCCAGAGACTGCAAGCCATGCACCCGCCGCCTGCTGTCCATACACTCATGCCCTGCCCCGATACCTGAGCAGGGACCGAGAGAGAGACCGGCGCTGGGGGAGAGCCCTACGGGCAGCAGGGGGTCCCAAGAGGGGCAGAGTGTGGACACGCCCAAAGCGCACCTGTCGGCTGTTCAGGGGCCAGAGCATTGggatgggagagacagagaaggagagagcgagtgctggaggggagcagagaaggCGGCAGGTGAGAGCAGCGTGTCCCCAGAGCAGGAGGACAGGGCGACATGGGGCACGAGATGGAGGAGGGAGCTGAGACGGGGGACCCTggcccccttcccagccccaggACCCGGAGGGGACCCCGTATGCCCTCTGTCCCCCGAGCCCCACCGGCGGAGCAGCCAAGGCCGACTGGTACCTGCGGATGGTCTGCGTGATGGACGTCTGGCGCTGCAGCCCCAGCCGCCGGAGCTCCGGGTGGGGTGAGGGCACGGGGGCGGTCTCTGCCGGCATACTCACGCTCCGCAGGAAGGCCTGGCGTCTCAGGGGCTGGGCGACAGGGTCAGAGTGAGGAAGCTGGAGGGggcccccccgcagcccccccggCCGGGCCTACCTGCAAGCAGCTGGGCTcctccggggccgggggcgctgcGGCCGGGATGTCCAGCTTCAGCCAGGGTGGCTTCTTGCGCTGCAGGCTGCTCGCGCTGTCCCTGCGGGCCTCACTCATGGTTCCGCGTGGGGCAGGGCGGGCCTGGGGACGCG
The sequence above is drawn from the Canis lupus baileyi chromosome 8, mCanLup2.hap1, whole genome shotgun sequence genome and encodes:
- the RHBDF1 gene encoding inactive rhomboid protein 1 isoform X3, with product MSEARRDSASSLQRKKPPWLKLDIPAAAPPAPEEPSCLQPLRRQAFLRSVSMPAETAPVPSPHPELRRLGLQRQTSITQTIRRGTADWFGVSKDSDSTQKWQRKSIRHCSQRYGKLKPQVIRELDLPSQDNVSLTSTETPPPLYVGPCQLGMQKIIDPLARGRAFRVADDTADGLSTPHTPVTPGAASLCSFSSSRSGFNRFPRRRKRESVAKMSFRAAAALVKGRSVRDGTLRRVQRRSFTPASFLEEDTADFPDELDTSFFAREGVLHEELSTYPDEVFESPSEAALKDWEKATEQGDLTGGALDRSELERSHLMLPLERGWRKQKEGGAAAPQPKVRLRQEVVSTAGQRRGQRIAMPVRKFFAREKRPYGLGMVGRLTNRTYRKRIDSYVKRQIEDMDDHRPFFTYWLTFVHSLVTILAVCIYGIAPVGFSQHETVDSVLRNRGVYENVKYVQQENFWIGPSSEALIHLGAKFSPCMRQDPQVHSFIRAAREREKHSACCVRNDRSGCVQTSEEECSSTLAVWVKWPLHPSAPDLAGHKRQFGSVCHQDPRVCDEPSSEDPHEWPDDITKWPICTKNSAGNHTNHPHMDCVLTGRPCCIGTKGRCEITSREYCDFMRGYFHEEATLCSQVHCMDDVCGLLPFLNPEVPDQFYRLWLSLFLHAGILHCLVSVCFQMTVLRDLEKLAGWHRIAIIYLLSGVTGNLASAIFLPYRAEVGPAGSQFGILACLFVELFQSWQVLARPWRAFFKLSAVVLFLFTFGLLPWIDNFAHISGFISGLFLSFAFLPYISFGKFDLYRKRCQIIVFQVVFLGLLAGLVILFYFYPVRCEWCEFLTCIPFTDKFCEKYELDAQLH
- the RHBDF1 gene encoding inactive rhomboid protein 1 isoform X2, whose product is MSEARRDSASSLQRKKPPWLKLDIPAAAPPAPEEPSCLQPLRRQAFLRSVSMPAETAPVPSPHPELRRLGLQRQTSITQTIRSRQVRFGRVHTLPLLGPPAARRALPQRRSLSRSLLRGTADWFGVSKDSDSTQKWQRKSIRHCSQRYGKLKPQVIRELDLPSQDNVSLTSTETPPPLYVGPCQLGMQKIIDPLARGRAFRVADDTADGLSTPHTPVTPGAASLCSFSSSRSGFNRFPRRRKRESVAKMSFRAAAALVKGRSVRDGTLRRVQRRSFTPASFLEEDTADFPDELDTSFFAREGVLHEELSTYPDEVFESPSEAALKDWEKATEQGDLTGGALDRSELERSHLMLPLERGWRKQKEGGAAAPQPKVRLRQEVVSTAGQRRGQRIAMPVRKFFAREKRPYGLGMVGRLTNRTYRKRIDSYVKRQIEDMDDHRPFFTYWLTFVHSLVTILAVCIYGIAPVGFSQHETVDSVLRNRGVYENVKYVQQENFWIGPSSEALIHLGAKFSPCMRQDPQVHSFIRAAREREKHSACCVRNDRSGCVQTSEEECSSTLAVWVKWPLHPSAPDLAGHKRQFGSVCHQDPRVCDEPSSEDPHEWPDDITKWPICTKNSAGNHTNHPHMDCVLTGRPCCIGTKGRCEITSREYCDFMRGYFHEEATLCSQVHCMDDVCGLLPFLNPEVPDQFYRLWLSLFLHAGILHCLVSVCFQMTVLRDLEKLAGWHRIAIIYLLSGVTGNLASAIFLPYRAEVGPAGSQFGILACLFVELFQSWQVLARPWRAFFKLSAVVLFLFTFGLLPWIDNFAHISGFISGLFLSFAFLPYISFGKFDLYRKRCQIIVFQVVFLGLLAGLVILFYFYPVRCEWCEFLTCIPFTDKFCEKYELDAQLH
- the RHBDF1 gene encoding inactive rhomboid protein 1 isoform X1 → MEARPAPRGTMSEARRDSASSLQRKKPPWLKLDIPAAAPPAPEEPSCLQPLRRQAFLRSVSMPAETAPVPSPHPELRRLGLQRQTSITQTIRSRQVRFGRVHTLPLLGPPAARRALPQRRSLSRSLLRGTADWFGVSKDSDSTQKWQRKSIRHCSQRYGKLKPQVIRELDLPSQDNVSLTSTETPPPLYVGPCQLGMQKIIDPLARGRAFRVADDTADGLSTPHTPVTPGAASLCSFSSSRSGFNRFPRRRKRESVAKMSFRAAAALVKGRSVRDGTLRRVQRRSFTPASFLEEDTADFPDELDTSFFAREGVLHEELSTYPDEVFESPSEAALKDWEKATEQGDLTGGALDRSELERSHLMLPLERGWRKQKEGGAAAPQPKVRLRQEVVSTAGQRRGQRIAMPVRKFFAREKRPYGLGMVGRLTNRTYRKRIDSYVKRQIEDMDDHRPFFTYWLTFVHSLVTILAVCIYGIAPVGFSQHETVDSVLRNRGVYENVKYVQQENFWIGPSSEALIHLGAKFSPCMRQDPQVHSFIRAAREREKHSACCVRNDRSGCVQTSEEECSSTLAVWVKWPLHPSAPDLAGHKRQFGSVCHQDPRVCDEPSSEDPHEWPDDITKWPICTKNSAGNHTNHPHMDCVLTGRPCCIGTKGRCEITSREYCDFMRGYFHEEATLCSQVHCMDDVCGLLPFLNPEVPDQFYRLWLSLFLHAGILHCLVSVCFQMTVLRDLEKLAGWHRIAIIYLLSGVTGNLASAIFLPYRAEVGPAGSQFGILACLFVELFQSWQVLARPWRAFFKLSAVVLFLFTFGLLPWIDNFAHISGFISGLFLSFAFLPYISFGKFDLYRKRCQIIVFQVVFLGLLAGLVILFYFYPVRCEWCEFLTCIPFTDKFCEKYELDAQLH